The proteins below are encoded in one region of Chryseobacterium wanjuense:
- a CDS encoding lantibiotic dehydratase family protein, whose product MSRFPYHFFEEYIIRTPMFSYKNFKQEFGERKITDDELKNICVDPVFQEAIYLASPYLYEEIQQWMGGKKLPLKEFQKLKNTILKYYSRISTRCTPFGLFSQVGLGHFENNPTPQNRQLATNNQKLTTKNQIRDTKLDMYFLVCLAQSFEKKAEIKNQLLFFPNNTIYRVGDYIRYVEFEYIHGKRDYIISSAPFSEELHKILEFSRIGKTTTQLTDILVNEHITETEAREFIEELIENQVLVSEIEPNVSGDDFLDKLICVLTKINAKKETEILLSIKKKLDKIDQQLGNSISVYSEIEDLIKDFETDYEKKFLFQTDLYSKNEFIVPSNWKKDLKNAVIFLNKITRAQKETHFEKFKKAFHERFETQEMPLAYVLDAEVGIGYKKNGSAKGVHPYLDGLDFLGTLKDTIDIKLTSVHKILNEKLQEALWKNETVIQLSDEDFKDFEENWDDLPDAISFMAEIISESNQEKLSLEGSSGSGAANLLGRFCSERSEIQNLTKSIVKKEEELDPDCILAEIIHLPEARIGNVIRRPTLRKYEIPYLAQSILPKENQILIDDLYVSLKNDTMVLRSKRLNKEVKPFLTNAHNYFSNTLPVYHFLSDFNSQNRRKGLYFDWDGLENIYHFLPRVEYKNMILSKAQWKLNEKDQDFLIGVISDEKHFISEIRKWRNERKIPEWIQWVKSDNKLTINLENYDLVKMFIDAVKHEKSIIIEEFLFNENDDFKREFIFPMYKVQ is encoded by the coding sequence ATGTCCCGTTTCCCCTATCACTTCTTTGAAGAGTACATTATCCGTACTCCTATGTTTTCATACAAAAACTTTAAGCAAGAATTTGGTGAGAGAAAGATAACAGATGATGAATTAAAAAATATCTGTGTTGATCCTGTTTTTCAGGAAGCAATTTATTTGGCGTCTCCATATTTGTATGAAGAAATTCAGCAATGGATGGGTGGGAAAAAATTGCCTTTAAAAGAATTTCAAAAACTAAAAAACACCATATTAAAATACTATAGCCGAATAAGTACCCGTTGTACGCCGTTCGGCTTATTTTCACAAGTCGGTTTGGGTCACTTCGAGAATAATCCAACGCCCCAAAACCGTCAACTTGCAACTAACAACCAAAAACTAACAACCAAAAACCAAATCCGGGATACAAAATTGGATATGTATTTTCTGGTTTGTCTGGCTCAGAGTTTTGAAAAAAAGGCAGAAATAAAAAATCAATTATTATTTTTTCCAAATAACACGATTTATAGAGTAGGAGATTATATTCGCTACGTTGAATTTGAATATATTCATGGAAAGCGAGATTATATCATTTCATCTGCTCCATTTTCAGAGGAATTACATAAAATATTAGAATTTTCGAGAATTGGTAAGACGACTACGCAACTTACAGATATACTAGTTAATGAACACATAACAGAAACTGAAGCCCGGGAATTCATAGAAGAATTAATTGAAAATCAAGTTTTAGTAAGTGAAATTGAACCTAATGTTTCAGGAGATGATTTTTTAGATAAATTAATTTGTGTTTTAACTAAAATAAATGCAAAAAAAGAAACCGAAATATTACTCTCAATAAAGAAGAAACTCGATAAGATTGATCAGCAATTAGGAAATTCAATTTCAGTCTATTCTGAGATTGAAGACTTAATCAAAGATTTCGAAACTGATTATGAGAAGAAATTTCTTTTTCAAACAGATCTTTATAGCAAAAATGAATTTATAGTACCATCAAATTGGAAAAAGGATTTAAAGAATGCTGTTATTTTTCTAAACAAAATTACTCGGGCTCAAAAGGAAACTCATTTTGAAAAGTTTAAAAAAGCATTTCATGAAAGATTTGAAACCCAGGAAATGCCATTAGCTTATGTTTTGGATGCCGAAGTTGGGATCGGATATAAAAAAAATGGTTCTGCAAAGGGAGTTCATCCTTACTTGGATGGATTAGATTTTTTGGGAACCTTAAAAGATACTATTGATATCAAACTTACTTCTGTACATAAGATTCTCAATGAAAAATTACAGGAAGCTTTATGGAAAAATGAAACAGTAATTCAGTTATCAGATGAAGACTTTAAAGATTTTGAAGAAAATTGGGATGATTTACCCGATGCAATTTCTTTTATGGCTGAAATTATTTCAGAAAGCAATCAGGAAAAGTTATCTCTAGAAGGAAGCAGCGGAAGTGGTGCAGCCAATCTTTTGGGACGATTTTGTTCAGAAAGATCGGAAATACAGAATCTAACAAAGTCGATTGTGAAAAAAGAAGAGGAGCTGGATCCTGATTGTATTTTGGCAGAAATTATCCATTTGCCCGAAGCGAGAATCGGCAACGTTATCCGGAGACCTACTCTAAGGAAATATGAGATTCCTTATTTGGCGCAGTCTATCCTTCCAAAGGAAAATCAAATACTCATTGATGATTTATATGTTTCGTTGAAAAATGATACAATGGTTTTGCGCTCTAAAAGATTGAACAAAGAAGTAAAACCTTTTTTGACGAATGCTCATAATTATTTTTCTAATACATTGCCGGTCTACCATTTTTTATCAGATTTTAATTCTCAGAATCGTAGAAAAGGTTTGTATTTTGATTGGGATGGGCTAGAAAATATTTACCATTTTTTACCAAGAGTGGAATATAAAAATATGATCCTTTCTAAAGCTCAGTGGAAGCTTAATGAAAAAGATCAGGATTTTTTAATCGGGGTAATTTCTGATGAAAAACATTTCATCTCAGAAATAAGAAAATGGCGAAATGAAAGGAAAATTCCGGAATGGATCCAATGGGTAAAGTCTGACAACAAACTCACGATAAACCTTGAAAATTATGACTTGGTAAAAATGTTTATAGATGCTGTAAAACATGAAAAATCAATAATCATTGAAGAGTTTTTATTTAATGAAAATGATGATTTTAAACGTGAATTTATTTTTCCAATGTATAAAGTACAATAA
- a CDS encoding thiopeptide-type bacteriocin biosynthesis protein, which translates to MMKRKFIPGSEWLYFKIYTGIKTADIVLNEGILPLTDWLLEKKYIKKWFFIRYNDPKPHVRIRFELITIDQYNIVLSQINHFLEKYITSGEISNLVFDTYNREIERYGKQTIEEAEFLFYKNSRLVLQEYLDFDDEEKIIISVFYIDQILNRLGLSIHEKLSWVEYSNIGFKKEFNADKKLNSQLDKKYREFKIKYLDFLQAEDYQYFKETIINEITDCHEILESIIEKTDKQSLQRFFESIFHMNINRIFISNQRVFEMIIYDYLFRYYKSVRFQNHQIR; encoded by the coding sequence ATGATGAAAAGAAAATTTATACCCGGAAGTGAATGGTTGTACTTTAAAATTTACACAGGAATTAAAACGGCAGATATTGTTTTAAATGAAGGTATATTACCTTTAACCGATTGGTTGTTAGAAAAAAAATATATCAAAAAATGGTTTTTTATTCGCTATAATGATCCTAAACCTCATGTAAGAATAAGATTTGAGTTAATAACTATTGATCAATATAATATCGTTCTCTCTCAGATCAATCACTTTTTAGAAAAATATATCACTTCCGGAGAAATTTCCAATTTAGTATTTGATACCTATAACAGAGAGATTGAGAGGTATGGAAAGCAGACTATCGAGGAAGCAGAATTTCTTTTCTATAAAAATAGTAGGCTTGTATTGCAGGAATATTTAGATTTTGATGACGAAGAAAAAATTATTATTTCCGTTTTTTATATAGATCAGATACTTAATCGACTGGGGCTTTCAATTCATGAAAAACTAAGTTGGGTTGAATATTCTAATATTGGATTTAAAAAAGAATTTAATGCCGATAAAAAATTAAACAGCCAGCTGGATAAAAAATACAGAGAATTTAAAATCAAATATCTGGATTTTCTGCAAGCTGAGGATTATCAATATTTTAAGGAAACGATAATTAATGAAATAACTGATTGTCATGAAATTCTGGAAAGTATTATCGAGAAAACCGACAAACAGTCTTTGCAAAGATTTTTCGAGAGTATATTTCACATGAATATCAACAGGATTTTCATCTCAAATCAAAGAGTTTTCGAAATGATCATCTATGATTACTTGTTCAGATATTACAAATCGGTTCGTTTTCAAAATCATCAGATCAGGTAA
- a CDS encoding prolyl oligopeptidase family serine peptidase: protein MKIKIFIIICFFSIFSYSQKTNLSPSKPVTESYFGTKVIDEYRNLESLEDPNTINWIKSQTAYTNSILDQIPKRNYYVEKRLELDKRQGYSVSDLKITGNDKYFYLKKNENEKVAKLYYKDGLSGKEELLYDPVNYKNNERNHDFVINYISPSWDGSKIAISMSEKGNELADVIIMDVKTKYIQPEILTNTAPASFDGIKWLNDNTGFFCVAFSTIDSKSKDFYKNTRTVLYKIGTDSTNLIEIFSAKNNPELKITEDQFPMLLDFDQEDQYYIGMVVDYSYYRKTFIISKKDLLEGKKNWKPLSDPNDKAKNLEIWNNDIVFVSGYNSSFNKLCKTSINNFNFKNPEVLVPEKKDEIIKSYRITKDGIYYTTTKNGVEAKLYVYKDGKDSPIQLPYPSGNINLENKGVNYSDFWITCSGWANEGQRFKYDVKINALKPENLTPITEYPEFKNITVNEISIKARDGEEIPVSLIYNKNLRKDGKNMVLIDSYGSYGISYTPFFAKMYLLWINQGGMVAVAHVRGGGEKGEKWRLGGYKETKPNTWRDLIDCTEYLIKEKYTSKDKVAIWGASAGGITVGRAMTERPDLFKAVIAEVGVMNPLRDETTPNGQPKEFGTIKDPKEFKALLEMDSYHHIKKGVKYPATFISGGINDQRVTVWEPVKFAAKLMANNASNNPTLLKIDFEGGHGGNIPPAQRYANLGDMFAFALWQLGHPDYQPKEPTKK from the coding sequence ATGAAAATAAAAATATTTATCATTATTTGTTTTTTTTCGATTTTTTCTTATTCCCAGAAAACTAACTTATCACCTTCTAAACCAGTCACAGAAAGTTATTTTGGAACTAAGGTCATTGATGAATACCGAAATTTGGAAAGTTTAGAAGATCCTAATACTATTAATTGGATAAAATCTCAAACAGCTTACACCAACTCAATTCTTGATCAAATTCCCAAAAGGAATTATTATGTAGAGAAAAGATTAGAACTTGATAAAAGGCAAGGATATTCTGTATCTGATTTGAAAATAACAGGTAATGATAAGTACTTTTATTTAAAGAAAAACGAAAATGAAAAAGTAGCTAAGCTTTATTATAAGGATGGACTTTCAGGAAAAGAAGAATTGCTCTATGATCCTGTTAATTATAAAAATAACGAACGCAATCATGATTTCGTTATTAATTACATAAGTCCTAGTTGGGATGGTAGTAAAATTGCTATTTCTATGTCTGAAAAAGGGAATGAGTTAGCAGATGTAATTATTATGGATGTTAAAACAAAATATATTCAGCCAGAAATTCTTACTAATACAGCACCTGCTTCTTTTGATGGAATTAAATGGCTAAATGATAACACTGGCTTTTTTTGTGTAGCTTTTTCTACAATTGATTCTAAATCTAAAGATTTTTATAAAAATACAAGAACTGTTTTATACAAAATTGGAACAGATTCAACGAATTTAATTGAAATTTTTTCTGCTAAAAATAATCCTGAATTAAAAATAACTGAAGATCAGTTCCCAATGCTTTTAGATTTTGATCAAGAAGATCAGTATTATATAGGTATGGTTGTTGACTATAGTTATTACAGAAAAACCTTTATCATTAGCAAAAAAGATTTATTAGAGGGTAAAAAAAATTGGAAGCCTTTATCTGATCCAAATGATAAAGCAAAAAATTTAGAGATATGGAATAATGACATTGTTTTTGTTTCGGGCTATAATTCATCTTTTAATAAACTATGTAAAACGAGTATTAATAATTTCAACTTTAAAAACCCAGAAGTTTTAGTTCCTGAAAAAAAAGATGAAATCATTAAAAGTTATAGAATCACCAAAGATGGTATTTATTATACCACCACCAAAAACGGAGTAGAAGCAAAATTATATGTATACAAAGATGGAAAAGATAGTCCTATTCAGCTTCCTTATCCATCTGGAAATATTAATTTAGAAAATAAAGGGGTAAATTACTCTGATTTTTGGATAACATGCTCAGGCTGGGCAAATGAGGGACAACGTTTTAAATATGATGTAAAGATTAATGCTTTGAAGCCTGAGAATCTTACACCTATTACAGAATATCCTGAATTCAAAAATATAACAGTCAATGAAATTTCCATAAAAGCTAGAGACGGAGAAGAAATTCCGGTATCATTAATATATAATAAGAATCTCAGAAAAGATGGTAAAAATATGGTGCTTATTGATAGCTATGGTTCATATGGAATATCCTATACTCCTTTTTTCGCTAAAATGTATTTATTATGGATTAATCAGGGAGGAATGGTTGCAGTAGCTCATGTGAGAGGTGGAGGAGAAAAAGGAGAAAAATGGCGTTTAGGAGGATACAAAGAAACAAAACCTAATACTTGGAGGGATTTAATAGACTGTACAGAATATTTGATAAAGGAAAAATATACCTCAAAAGATAAAGTTGCTATTTGGGGAGCCAGCGCCGGAGGAATTACAGTTGGAAGAGCAATGACTGAAAGACCAGATTTATTTAAGGCGGTTATTGCAGAGGTTGGCGTAATGAATCCTCTTAGAGATGAGACAACACCGAATGGGCAGCCAAAAGAATTTGGTACAATAAAGGATCCAAAAGAATTTAAAGCTCTGCTAGAAATGGATTCTTATCACCATATTAAAAAAGGAGTAAAATATCCTGCAACTTTTATATCTGGAGGAATAAATGATCAGAGAGTTACCGTTTGGGAACCTGTAAAATTTGCAGCAAAGTTAATGGCTAATAACGCTTCTAATAATCCTACTTTATTGAAAATAGATTTTGAAGGAGGCCATGGAGGTAATATTCCTCCAGCACAACGATATGCTAATTTAGGAGATATGTTTGCCTTTGCATTATGGCAACTAGGACACCCAGACTACCAGCCCAAAGAACCCACGAAAAAGTAA
- a CDS encoding CPBP family intramembrane glutamic endopeptidase, with the protein MKKLVIFFIISFVFAVLNGYFFNYINDMYLHFDVNQNKNPNISKNELNFIAILVAPFIETFIFQYLPYLILTKWMKVKNELICIIIMSMIFSSMHYYNWLYIVMTFFGGLILNNLYVYYYKHARKYSFILTAIFHVLFNLYGFLFVM; encoded by the coding sequence ATGAAAAAGCTAGTTATTTTCTTTATAATTTCATTTGTCTTTGCTGTACTAAATGGATATTTTTTTAATTATATCAATGATATGTATCTACATTTTGATGTAAATCAAAATAAAAATCCAAACATTTCAAAAAATGAACTAAACTTTATTGCCATTCTCGTTGCTCCTTTTATAGAAACTTTTATATTCCAATATCTTCCATACTTGATTTTAACCAAATGGATGAAAGTAAAGAATGAGTTGATTTGTATAATTATTATGAGTATGATCTTTTCGTCAATGCATTACTATAATTGGTTATATATTGTTATGACATTTTTTGGGGGATTAATTTTAAATAATCTTTATGTTTATTATTATAAACATGCTCGTAAGTATAGTTTTATTTTAACAGCCATTTTTCATGTGCTATTTAATCTTTACGGTTTTTT
- a CDS encoding response regulator transcription factor, with translation MMKVIFSILLFLSGFIYAQKSIVDALSEFNYSQLKSKFDDYYDNDKVSESKIIAQYYLQKAKKEKNNLQIAEGYILIHFNEDFPTALKYIDSLEIITKNIKGSLYPTRTYLMKGNLYFKYDYLKKALDNYIIALQYAKDQKDQKQIAYANINIAYLNNYLGKYAEAAKIFRYYLYNPNNITNESQHNQIRVSLINCYIELNKLDSANILIKEGQTSAFTGKSKYSVNQYLYFSGYSNLKQKKYTIAINELAKTYNFFSSINDNNANYALYSLGKCYDGLNNKEKAVEYFIRLDSNIQKTNITFPELREVYTYIIDYYKKKNDKEKQLYYIDRFLKVDKKLDEQFEYLSTELPKKYDTPKLLQEKEDIINDLKNRKTFLYTSIGLLLIILLILAYLYYNSKKTEKKHKQIAQDLIHSIEHKNLEVSDKSNVVLLQELESATENLPLDSFENNVIQNNESLTEEVVEKIEIKANKTIPEDVIQNILKELRNFEAKELFLKKGITLANLAKSLKTNTAYLSEIINTHKGKNFAAYLNDLRINYALNQLVVDRRFRSYKLSVIAEELGYNNEQAFSLAFKKKTGTTLSIYIKEIENSHQY, from the coding sequence ATGATGAAAGTAATATTTTCTATTTTACTATTTTTGAGTGGCTTTATTTATGCTCAAAAAAGTATAGTTGATGCTTTAAGTGAATTCAATTATTCTCAATTGAAAAGTAAGTTTGATGATTACTATGATAATGATAAAGTTTCCGAATCTAAAATAATTGCGCAATACTATTTACAAAAAGCAAAGAAAGAGAAAAACAACCTCCAAATTGCGGAAGGCTATATCCTAATACATTTTAATGAAGACTTTCCTACAGCCTTAAAATATATTGATAGTCTTGAGATTATTACAAAAAACATAAAAGGAAGTTTATACCCTACCAGAACATACTTGATGAAGGGAAATCTATATTTCAAGTATGATTATTTAAAGAAAGCATTAGACAACTATATTATAGCTTTACAATATGCAAAAGACCAAAAAGATCAAAAGCAAATTGCTTATGCCAATATAAATATTGCTTATTTAAATAATTATTTGGGTAAGTATGCAGAAGCAGCCAAAATATTCAGGTATTATCTATATAATCCTAATAATATAACCAATGAATCCCAGCATAATCAAATAAGGGTAAGTCTTATCAATTGCTATATTGAGCTTAATAAATTAGATTCTGCCAATATTTTAATCAAAGAAGGCCAAACATCTGCGTTTACAGGTAAAAGCAAATATAGTGTTAATCAATATTTATACTTTTCTGGATATTCTAATCTTAAACAAAAAAAATATACAATTGCCATAAACGAATTAGCAAAGACTTATAATTTTTTTTCCAGTATCAATGATAATAATGCCAATTATGCATTATATAGTTTGGGCAAATGTTATGATGGATTAAATAATAAAGAAAAGGCTGTTGAATATTTTATCAGATTAGACTCTAATATACAAAAAACTAATATTACTTTCCCAGAGCTTCGAGAAGTATATACTTATATTATAGACTATTACAAAAAAAAGAATGATAAAGAAAAACAATTATATTATATTGATAGATTTTTAAAAGTAGATAAAAAATTAGATGAGCAGTTTGAATATTTATCTACAGAATTACCTAAAAAATATGATACACCAAAGCTTTTGCAAGAAAAAGAAGACATCATCAACGATCTAAAAAACAGGAAAACATTTTTATACACTTCTATAGGTCTTCTTTTAATAATTTTATTAATACTCGCCTATTTATATTATAATTCTAAAAAAACAGAAAAAAAACACAAACAAATTGCACAAGATTTAATTCATTCTATTGAACATAAAAATCTTGAAGTTTCTGATAAATCAAATGTAGTCTTATTACAAGAACTTGAATCAGCGACAGAAAATCTTCCATTAGATTCATTTGAAAATAATGTTATTCAGAATAATGAAAGTCTAACGGAAGAAGTTGTTGAAAAGATAGAGATTAAAGCAAATAAAACAATTCCTGAGGATGTAATACAAAATATTCTTAAAGAACTAAGAAATTTCGAAGCCAAAGAACTCTTTTTAAAAAAAGGGATTACCCTAGCCAATTTAGCAAAAAGTTTGAAAACCAATACTGCTTATCTGTCAGAAATAATCAACACCCATAAAGGTAAAAATTTTGCCGCTTATCTTAACGACCTCCGGATAAATTATGCTCTCAATCAGCTGGTGGTAGACCGTAGATTTCGTTCTTATAAATTGTCTGTTATTGCCGAAGAATTAGGATACAATAATGAGCAGGCTTTTTCTTTAGCTTTTAAGAAAAAAACAGGAACAACATTGTCTATTTATATCAAAGAAATTGAAAATTCTCATCAATACTAA
- a CDS encoding CocE/NonD family hydrolase codes for MEKSFLIYFLFAFSFFFPQKIETKDMVVRDSIIIRTKDNATLSLTLVFNKNQQPQNTILVNTIYPDKKNIDLVKNFVLNGYVGAILHTRGKYLSDNEIEPFEHEADDINEAISWIIKQPWSNGKVGMIGGSYSGFSQWAAMKRLNPALKTIIPEAATGVGTMSLPMNNNIFICYSLQWLDFVTSNKMIDAKSFYDQKKWNSIFKKWYESGKSFRKLDSISGKSNAIFQKWLNHPAYDDYWKKMIPYKEEFSKINIPVLSVTGYYDVDKSGVLYYFKQHYQYNQNAEHYLIIGPYDHWGAQGFIKKELRGYKTDSVASSIDLNKIWLEWFDYVLKNKPKPEFLKDKINFQVMSANRWESAHSLDIFNKNKIKFYLDNDGNNLTLSQSKNKKENFSSLRVDLKDRTDATELLNLKYNILDHFIYTKNNLLFKTKPFAQPFELTGNFSGSLSFSINKKDVDFYVSLYEETSEGQYFLLSSYVSRASFAKDNEKRNLLTPGKIETIPINNYDFISKKIKNGSRLVLIVGIVKSPFWQLNYGTGKDVSDETIADANEPLEIKFYNNSFVEIPILKY; via the coding sequence ATGGAAAAAAGTTTCCTCATATATTTTCTTTTTGCCTTCAGTTTTTTCTTTCCTCAAAAAATTGAAACGAAGGATATGGTCGTTCGCGACAGCATTATCATTCGGACAAAAGACAATGCAACACTGTCTCTGACTTTGGTTTTTAATAAAAATCAGCAACCTCAAAACACCATTCTGGTCAATACCATTTATCCGGATAAAAAAAATATTGATCTCGTTAAAAATTTCGTACTTAATGGATATGTCGGTGCAATCCTTCATACAAGGGGAAAATATTTGAGTGATAATGAGATTGAGCCTTTCGAACATGAAGCCGATGATATTAATGAAGCAATTAGCTGGATCATCAAACAACCCTGGAGCAACGGGAAAGTGGGAATGATCGGGGGAAGTTATTCGGGATTTAGTCAGTGGGCGGCAATGAAAAGACTCAATCCGGCTTTGAAAACGATTATCCCAGAAGCTGCAACAGGTGTCGGAACCATGAGCTTACCGATGAATAATAATATTTTCATATGCTACTCATTGCAGTGGCTGGATTTTGTAACCAGCAATAAAATGATTGATGCTAAAAGTTTTTATGATCAAAAAAAATGGAATTCAATTTTTAAAAAATGGTATGAAAGTGGAAAATCTTTCCGGAAACTGGATTCAATCAGTGGAAAATCGAATGCGATTTTTCAAAAGTGGTTAAACCATCCTGCTTATGATGACTACTGGAAAAAAATGATTCCTTATAAAGAAGAATTTTCAAAAATCAATATTCCGGTTCTTTCTGTGACGGGATATTATGATGTAGACAAATCCGGAGTGTTGTACTATTTTAAACAACATTATCAGTATAATCAAAATGCTGAGCACTATCTGATCATTGGACCTTACGATCATTGGGGCGCACAAGGTTTTATTAAAAAAGAATTGAGAGGTTATAAAACTGATTCCGTCGCTTCTTCCATTGATTTAAATAAAATTTGGCTGGAGTGGTTTGATTATGTTTTAAAAAATAAACCAAAACCTGAATTTTTAAAGGATAAAATTAATTTTCAGGTTATGAGTGCCAATCGATGGGAGAGTGCCCATTCGCTTGACATTTTTAATAAAAATAAAATAAAGTTTTACTTAGACAATGATGGAAATAATTTGACCTTATCACAATCAAAAAACAAAAAAGAAAATTTTTCATCTTTAAGGGTTGACCTTAAAGATAGAACCGATGCTACAGAACTATTGAATCTAAAGTATAATATTCTTGATCATTTTATTTATACTAAAAATAATTTACTTTTTAAAACAAAACCCTTTGCTCAACCTTTTGAATTGACAGGAAATTTTTCAGGAAGTTTGAGCTTTTCAATTAATAAAAAGGATGTAGATTTTTATGTAAGTTTATACGAAGAAACATCAGAAGGGCAATATTTTTTGTTGTCTTCTTATGTATCCAGAGCCAGTTTTGCAAAGGATAATGAGAAAAGAAACCTGTTGACTCCGGGCAAAATTGAAACTATTCCCATTAATAATTACGATTTTATAAGTAAGAAAATAAAAAATGGAAGCAGACTGGTTTTAATAGTTGGTATTGTGAAGAGCCCTTTCTGGCAGCTCAATTACGGAACCGGAAAAGATGTAAGCGATGAAACGATCGCAGATGCAAATGAGCCTTTGGAAATTAAATTTTATAACAACAGTTTTGTAGAAATACCAATTTTAAAATATTAA